In Candidatus Dormiibacterota bacterium, a single window of DNA contains:
- a CDS encoding ABC transporter ATP-binding protein, giving the protein MTEPVLLEVDQVVKRFGGLFAVNGVSFEVERQAIVSMIGPNGAGKTTAFNCITGLYPVDGGDIRFNGASIVGLPPHRIARLGITRTFQNIRLFAYMTAVDNVMVGEHCRMRAGVWDAMLRTPRARREERAVEQRALATLRRLGLDQYADVYARNLPYGLQRRLEIARALASGPSLLLLDEPAAGLNPQEKVELMGVISQLRDDGLTIFLIEHDMRVVMEVSDRIVVLDHGERIAEGAPAEVRSDPRVVEAYLGSGAAERMRTTA; this is encoded by the coding sequence ATGACCGAGCCGGTGCTGCTCGAGGTCGACCAGGTGGTCAAGCGCTTCGGCGGCCTCTTCGCGGTGAACGGGGTCTCGTTCGAGGTGGAGCGCCAGGCGATCGTCTCGATGATCGGCCCCAACGGGGCGGGCAAGACCACCGCCTTCAACTGCATCACCGGGCTGTACCCGGTCGACGGCGGTGACATCCGGTTCAACGGGGCGAGCATCGTCGGGCTGCCCCCGCACCGGATCGCCCGGCTGGGCATCACCCGCACCTTCCAGAACATCCGCCTCTTCGCGTACATGACCGCGGTCGACAACGTCATGGTCGGCGAGCACTGCCGAATGCGCGCCGGGGTGTGGGACGCGATGCTGCGCACCCCGCGGGCTCGCCGCGAGGAGCGCGCCGTCGAGCAGCGGGCGCTGGCCACGCTCCGCCGGCTCGGGCTCGACCAGTACGCCGACGTCTACGCGCGCAACCTCCCCTACGGCCTGCAGCGCCGCCTGGAGATCGCCCGGGCCCTCGCCAGCGGGCCCAGCCTGCTCCTCCTCGACGAGCCCGCCGCCGGGCTCAACCCGCAGGAGAAGGTGGAGCTGATGGGGGTGATCTCGCAGCTCCGCGACGACGGCCTGACCATCTTCCTCATCGAGCACGACATGCGGGTGGTGATGGAGGTCAGCGACCGCATCGTCGTCCTCGACCACGGCGAGCGGATCGCCGAGGGAGCCCCGGCCGAGGTGCGCTCCGACCCCCGGGTGGTCGAGGCCTACCTGGGCAGCGGCGCCG
- a CDS encoding branched-chain amino acid ABC transporter permease → MPEQVAGRAAVDVDLPTTAAETREQESSSVYWLLVISGLVMLVAGWLLPWFVEPTANGIGASPMDAVASPPRGIGSLLVYLMGLSLLGLLAGAVHDAVCLRLGRGRAYRWARQRAILAAAGMVCTVAIWYLIARRREEALFGELSPLALTDNAVWLTLTGFALCCLAYGFRRPIFARSGLTLAAVTLVIGALVPLIFRQSTEFISWAAGAAAIYTLLALGLNVVVGFAGLLDLGYAAFFAIGAYTCASLNSSRHGDVLHLPFWPYPFWVILFIGAAVAALAGALLGAPTLRLRGDYLAIVTLGFGEIIPDAVNNNFLGQTGGPNGITGIHHPSLFGHDFGIDPRPYYYALLVLIAVIIVVLRNLERSRIGRAWVAIREDEVAASATGINTVSTKLLAFAIGAAVSGFAGAFYGAELGIVSPDDFQFAVSVTALSTVVLGGIGSITGAAVGGLLISFIIFWILPHAQEWSMTFGTTTGFTALSSVDYSKYVYVAYGVILVSIMLLRPAGLIPSRARKVELQAGVESEPLAAVRGRA, encoded by the coding sequence GTGCCTGAGCAGGTGGCCGGCCGCGCCGCCGTCGACGTCGACCTCCCCACCACCGCCGCCGAGACCCGCGAGCAGGAGTCCTCCTCGGTGTACTGGCTGCTGGTGATCAGCGGCCTGGTCATGCTCGTCGCCGGCTGGCTGCTCCCCTGGTTCGTCGAGCCCACCGCCAACGGCATCGGCGCCAGCCCCATGGACGCGGTCGCCTCACCGCCTCGGGGGATCGGCAGCCTGCTCGTCTACCTGATGGGGCTGTCGCTGCTGGGGCTGCTCGCCGGCGCCGTCCACGACGCCGTGTGCCTGCGGCTGGGACGGGGCCGCGCCTACCGCTGGGCCCGGCAGCGCGCCATCCTCGCCGCGGCGGGGATGGTCTGCACCGTCGCGATCTGGTACCTGATCGCCCGGCGCCGCGAGGAGGCGCTCTTCGGCGAGCTCAGCCCCCTCGCCCTCACCGACAACGCGGTGTGGCTGACCCTGACCGGGTTCGCGCTCTGCTGCCTCGCCTACGGCTTCCGCCGGCCGATCTTCGCCCGCAGCGGCCTGACCCTCGCCGCCGTCACCCTGGTGATCGGGGCGCTGGTGCCGCTGATCTTCAGGCAGTCGACCGAGTTCATCAGCTGGGCGGCGGGGGCGGCGGCGATCTACACCCTGCTCGCCCTCGGCCTCAACGTGGTGGTCGGGTTCGCCGGGCTGCTCGACCTCGGCTACGCCGCCTTCTTCGCCATCGGCGCCTACACCTGCGCCTCGCTCAACTCCTCGCGCCACGGCGACGTGCTCCACCTCCCGTTCTGGCCCTACCCCTTCTGGGTGATCCTCTTCATCGGCGCGGCGGTGGCGGCGCTCGCCGGCGCCCTGCTGGGCGCGCCCACGCTGCGACTGCGCGGCGACTACCTGGCCATCGTCACTCTCGGCTTCGGCGAGATCATCCCCGACGCCGTCAACAACAACTTCCTGGGCCAGACCGGCGGCCCCAACGGCATCACCGGGATCCACCATCCCAGCCTGTTCGGCCACGACTTCGGCATCGATCCGCGTCCCTACTACTACGCGCTGCTGGTGCTCATCGCCGTGATCATCGTGGTGCTGCGCAACCTGGAGCGATCACGCATCGGCCGGGCCTGGGTGGCGATCCGCGAGGACGAGGTGGCGGCCAGCGCCACCGGAATCAACACCGTCAGCACCAAGCTGCTCGCCTTCGCCATCGGCGCCGCGGTGAGCGGGTTCGCGGGCGCCTTCTACGGCGCCGAGCTGGGCATCGTCTCGCCCGACGACTTCCAGTTCGCGGTGTCGGTGACGGCGCTGAGCACCGTGGTTCTGGGCGGGATCGGCAGCATCACCGGCGCCGCCGTGGGCGGCCTGCTGATCAGCTTCATCATCTTCTGGATCCTCCCCCACGCCCAGGAGTGGTCGATGACATTCGGCACCACCACCGGCTTCACCGCCCTCTCGAGCGTCGACTACAGCAAGTACGTCTACGTCGCCTACGGGGTGATCCTGGTCAGCATCATGCTGCTGCGCCCCGCCGGGCTCATCCCCAGCCGGGCGCGCAAGGTGGAGCTGCAGGCGGGCGTCGAGTCCGAGCCGCTGGCGGCGGTGCGGGGGCGGGCATGA
- a CDS encoding branched-chain amino acid ABC transporter permease — MDSPGEVRGALPLARRRSLIRGGRLAEMSSQAFPIVLIGALVLMIIDVAVRSGVSVAGSQLVNGITKGAIFALIAVGYTMVYGIIELINFAHGDVFTLSAVYGKEIGRGLSWIGMSLWGVSLGSLATRGPLGLAVVLLILFPLTMAATGITGVLIERVAYRRLRDAPRLAPLITAVGVSFILEGSMLVTQGSSNVRTDKDGWIHGIAFTAGGVDVHWADLFVVGMALLMMFVLQAFIRATRLGKAMRATAQDRDAALLSGVNINRTIAATFFIGSALAAAGGLIYSIFFDSVVWNLGFGFGIIAFTAAVLGGIGNIVGAGLGGFLIGLIYVFGGQITSGQWSNSIVFTMLIVVLTFRPVGLLGMRVPDRA; from the coding sequence GTGGACAGTCCGGGAGAGGTGCGGGGGGCGTTGCCGCTCGCCCGCCGGCGGTCTCTGATCCGCGGCGGCCGCCTCGCCGAGATGAGCAGCCAGGCGTTCCCGATCGTGCTGATCGGCGCCCTGGTGCTGATGATCATCGACGTCGCGGTGCGCAGCGGCGTCTCGGTGGCGGGCTCGCAGCTGGTGAACGGGATCACCAAGGGCGCGATCTTCGCCCTGATCGCGGTCGGCTACACCATGGTCTACGGGATCATCGAGCTGATCAACTTCGCCCACGGCGACGTCTTCACCCTCAGCGCGGTGTACGGCAAGGAGATCGGGCGCGGGCTCAGCTGGATCGGCATGAGCCTGTGGGGCGTCAGCCTCGGCTCGCTGGCGACCCGCGGCCCGCTGGGGCTGGCCGTGGTCCTGCTGATCCTCTTCCCCCTCACCATGGCCGCAACCGGCATCACCGGGGTGCTGATCGAGCGGGTCGCCTACCGGCGGCTCCGCGACGCGCCCCGCCTGGCACCGCTGATCACCGCGGTCGGGGTCTCGTTCATCCTCGAGGGGTCGATGCTGGTCACCCAGGGAAGCAGCAACGTGCGCACCGACAAGGACGGCTGGATCCACGGCATCGCCTTCACCGCCGGCGGCGTCGACGTGCACTGGGCCGACCTCTTCGTGGTGGGGATGGCGCTGCTGATGATGTTCGTCCTGCAGGCGTTCATCCGCGCCACCCGCCTGGGCAAGGCGATGCGCGCCACCGCCCAGGACCGCGACGCCGCCCTGCTCAGCGGCGTCAACATCAACCGCACCATCGCCGCCACCTTCTTCATCGGCTCGGCGCTGGCCGCCGCGGGCGGGCTGATCTACAGCATCTTCTTCGACTCGGTGGTCTGGAACCTCGGCTTCGGCTTCGGCATCATCGCCTTCACCGCCGCGGTTCTCGGCGGCATCGGCAACATCGTCGGCGCCGGCCTGGGCGGCTTCCTCATCGGCCTGATCTACGTCTTCGGCGGACAGATCACCTCCGGCCAGTGGAGCAACTCGATCGTCTTCACGATGCTCATCGTGGTGCTCACCTTCCGCCCCGTGGGGCTGCTCGGCATGCGGGTGCCCGACCGTGCCTGA
- a CDS encoding branched-chain amino acid ABC transporter substrate-binding protein, protein MERITARVLPALGIVSLAALAACGTSTTGGGGGNGGSGPLSACVGQVTVASDLPTSGGDASIGGGTEKGAKLAVDQANAAKLLGGCTINYIAKDDSSVAKGKHDPQQGAQNVTALVANQAVVGIVGPFNSSVAVAELPITNKAGVAQISPSNTDPGLTIAGTDPDIDTASLKPTGKTTYFRVISNDVVQAQVMAQVASKELNLKKVYDIDDQETYGKDLSNYFDQDFTKLGGTVVKRVSLPGDTKDFRAQITEAQGLGADSVFFGGVASNGSGILKKQMADAGLTAQFLSGDGTVDPQFFVDSGAQGDGAQASSAPDTTKLASAQQFITQYKQRYGQDVVAYSTYGYDCMNILLQAIHDVLVGNGAKIPADPAAFRTSVIAKIQGIDYKGTIGETRFDANGDTLNHQFSVYKATGGKWVGRETVSPSAS, encoded by the coding sequence ATGGAACGCATCACGGCCCGAGTCCTGCCGGCACTCGGCATCGTCTCCCTCGCCGCGCTCGCCGCCTGCGGGACCTCCACCACCGGCGGCGGTGGCGGCAACGGCGGCAGCGGGCCGCTCAGCGCGTGCGTGGGTCAGGTGACGGTCGCCAGCGACCTGCCCACCAGCGGCGGCGACGCCTCGATCGGCGGTGGCACCGAGAAGGGCGCCAAGCTCGCCGTCGACCAGGCCAACGCCGCCAAGCTGCTCGGCGGCTGCACCATCAACTACATCGCCAAGGACGACTCCTCGGTGGCGAAGGGCAAGCACGACCCCCAGCAGGGCGCCCAGAACGTGACCGCGCTGGTCGCCAACCAGGCGGTGGTGGGCATCGTCGGGCCCTTCAACTCGAGCGTCGCCGTCGCCGAGCTGCCGATCACCAACAAGGCCGGCGTGGCCCAGATCAGCCCGTCGAACACCGACCCCGGGCTGACCATCGCCGGCACCGACCCGGACATCGACACCGCGTCGCTGAAGCCGACCGGGAAGACCACCTACTTCCGGGTGATCTCGAACGACGTGGTCCAGGCCCAGGTGATGGCGCAGGTCGCCTCCAAGGAGCTGAACCTCAAGAAGGTCTATGACATCGACGACCAGGAGACCTACGGCAAGGACCTCTCCAACTACTTCGACCAGGACTTCACCAAGCTCGGCGGCACCGTGGTCAAGCGGGTGTCGCTGCCCGGTGACACCAAGGACTTCCGGGCCCAGATCACCGAGGCGCAGGGCCTGGGCGCGGACTCCGTCTTCTTCGGCGGGGTCGCCTCCAACGGCTCGGGCATCCTCAAGAAGCAGATGGCCGACGCCGGCCTCACCGCCCAGTTCCTGAGCGGTGACGGCACCGTCGATCCGCAGTTCTTCGTGGACTCCGGCGCCCAGGGTGACGGCGCCCAGGCGTCGAGCGCGCCCGACACCACCAAGCTGGCCAGCGCTCAGCAGTTCATCACCCAGTACAAGCAGCGCTACGGACAGGACGTCGTCGCCTACTCGACCTACGGGTACGACTGCATGAACATCCTGCTCCAGGCGATTCACGACGTCCTCGTCGGCAACGGCGCAAAGATCCCCGCCGATCCCGCCGCCTTCCGCACCAGCGTGATCGCGAAGATCCAGGGCATCGACTACAAGGGCACCATCGGGGAGACCAGGTTCGACGCCAACGGGGACACCCTCAATCACCAGTTCAGCGTGTACAAGGCCACCGGCGGCAAGTGGGTGGGCCGGGAGACCGTCTCCCCCTCTGCGAGCTGA
- a CDS encoding aminotransferase class III-fold pyridoxal phosphate-dependent enzyme: MTQIEQPGPGLAARWRERDAAHVATCYSRYSDLVVERAQGAHLHTVDGRDVLDFGCGIGVTNLGHGHPAVQAAVHAQVDRVLHTSVTAHTLPMIEAAEEIAAVAPGGLESVFLCNSGAEAVEAAIKLARKATRRSDVIAFLGAFHGRTYGALSLTASKAKYHAGMGPLLPGVHHVPYPGEGEGESAVAEIERLLATTVDPGDVAAVVVEPVLGEGGYVVPPDGFLPGLRRLCDRHGILLVADEVQTGFARTGRFFAVEHTGTQPDIMCLAKGLGNGMPVAAMVATREVMSAWHPGDHGTTYGGNPVACSAAVAVIRTIRSEGLVERSARLGDAVLERARGWPAIAPRLSDVRGLGLMIGLEFTTAEGAPDPELVARIREESLRHGLLLLSCGSDDNVIRLIPPLTIPEAELDQGLEILELALGSCAGGNGGVPGR; this comes from the coding sequence GTGACCCAGATCGAGCAGCCCGGGCCGGGCCTGGCGGCGCGGTGGCGCGAGCGCGACGCCGCCCATGTCGCCACCTGCTACAGCCGCTACAGCGACCTGGTGGTCGAGCGCGCCCAGGGCGCCCACCTCCACACCGTCGACGGCCGCGACGTCCTCGACTTCGGGTGCGGCATCGGGGTCACCAACCTGGGGCACGGCCATCCCGCGGTCCAGGCCGCGGTCCACGCCCAGGTCGACCGCGTCCTCCACACCTCGGTCACCGCACACACACTCCCGATGATCGAGGCGGCGGAGGAGATCGCCGCGGTGGCCCCGGGCGGCCTCGAGTCGGTCTTCCTCTGCAACAGCGGCGCCGAGGCGGTGGAGGCGGCGATCAAGCTGGCCCGCAAGGCGACCCGCCGCAGCGACGTGATCGCGTTCCTCGGGGCCTTCCACGGCCGCACCTACGGGGCGCTCAGCCTCACCGCCTCGAAGGCCAAGTACCACGCCGGGATGGGCCCGCTGCTCCCCGGCGTCCACCACGTCCCCTATCCCGGCGAGGGTGAGGGCGAGAGCGCGGTGGCCGAGATCGAGCGCCTCCTCGCCACCACCGTCGACCCTGGCGACGTCGCCGCCGTGGTGGTCGAGCCGGTGCTCGGCGAGGGCGGCTACGTGGTGCCCCCGGACGGCTTCCTGCCCGGCCTGCGGCGGCTCTGCGATCGCCACGGCATCCTGCTCGTCGCCGACGAGGTGCAGACCGGCTTCGCTCGGACCGGCCGGTTCTTCGCGGTCGAGCACACCGGCACCCAGCCGGACATCATGTGCCTGGCCAAGGGGCTGGGCAACGGCATGCCGGTGGCGGCCATGGTGGCCACCCGCGAGGTGATGAGCGCCTGGCACCCCGGCGACCACGGAACCACCTACGGTGGCAACCCGGTGGCCTGCTCCGCCGCGGTGGCGGTGATCCGGACGATCCGCTCGGAGGGCCTGGTGGAGCGCTCGGCGCGGCTCGGCGACGCCGTGCTGGAGCGGGCCCGGGGGTGGCCGGCGATCGCCCCGCGCCTCTCCGACGTCCGCGGCCTGGGGCTGATGATCGGCCTGGAGTTCACCACCGCGGAGGGCGCCCCCGATCCGGAGCTGGTCGCCCGGATCCGCGAGGAGTCGCTGCGCCATGGCCTGCTGCTGCTCAGCTGCGGCAGCGACGACAACGTCATCCGGCTGATCCCGCCGCTCACCATCCCGGAGGCGGAGCTCGACCAGGGCCTGGAGATCCTCGAGCTGGCGCTCGGGTCCTGCGCAGGGGGGAACGGGGGAGTCCCCGGACGATGA
- a CDS encoding aldehyde dehydrogenase family protein, which yields MTPAAERFGNHIGGGSVEAAGDEVFESLNPARRDEVIGVFPRSGAAEVDAAVAAAAAAQAAWRATPWPARGEIILRAGLLLEARKEEMARLMTREMGKVLVEARGDVQEGVDMAKFIAGEARRPFGQTVPSELRDKWAMTMRQPLGVVAIITPWNFPVAIPTWKLFPALLAGNTAVFKPAEDTPLCALRLVEILEEAGVPAGVVNIVFGLGPEAGEALVRHPGIAAVSFTGSVPTGRHIAEVCGGMLKRCSLELGGKNAIVVMDDADVELAVDGALWGAFGTSGQRCTASSRLIVHRRRLADFTDALVGRASRLRLGDGLVEGVDVGPVINPSQLARIHGYTEVGLSEGAQLLLGGEVAREDELARGCFYRPTVFAGVAPGMRIAQEEIFGPTTAVIPVDSLDQALEVANGTGYGLSLSLYTTDLRTGFRAINELEAGIVYVNAPTIGAEIQLPFGGIKNTGNGHREAGTVALDQFSEWKSIYVDYSGRLQRAQIDT from the coding sequence ATGACCCCCGCCGCGGAGCGGTTCGGCAACCACATCGGCGGCGGCTCCGTCGAGGCCGCCGGCGACGAGGTGTTCGAGTCGCTGAACCCCGCCCGCCGCGACGAGGTGATCGGCGTCTTCCCCCGCAGCGGCGCCGCCGAGGTCGACGCCGCGGTGGCGGCGGCGGCGGCGGCGCAGGCCGCCTGGAGGGCGACGCCCTGGCCCGCCCGCGGCGAGATCATCCTGCGCGCCGGGCTGCTCCTCGAGGCGCGGAAGGAGGAGATGGCGCGGCTGATGACCCGCGAGATGGGCAAGGTGCTGGTCGAGGCCCGCGGCGACGTCCAGGAGGGCGTCGACATGGCCAAGTTCATCGCCGGCGAGGCCCGGCGTCCCTTCGGCCAGACCGTGCCCAGCGAGCTGCGCGACAAGTGGGCGATGACGATGCGCCAGCCGCTCGGCGTGGTCGCGATCATCACTCCCTGGAACTTCCCCGTGGCCATCCCCACCTGGAAGCTCTTCCCCGCGCTGCTGGCGGGGAACACGGCGGTGTTCAAGCCCGCCGAGGACACCCCGCTCTGCGCCCTGCGGCTGGTCGAGATCCTCGAGGAGGCCGGAGTTCCTGCCGGAGTCGTCAACATCGTGTTCGGCCTGGGCCCCGAGGCCGGCGAGGCGCTGGTGCGCCACCCCGGGATCGCCGCGGTCTCGTTCACCGGCAGCGTCCCCACCGGCCGCCACATCGCCGAGGTCTGCGGCGGGATGCTGAAGCGCTGCTCGCTCGAGCTCGGCGGCAAGAACGCCATCGTGGTCATGGACGACGCCGACGTCGAGCTCGCCGTCGACGGCGCCCTCTGGGGCGCATTCGGCACCAGCGGCCAGCGCTGCACCGCCTCCTCGCGGCTGATCGTCCACCGCCGCCGCCTCGCCGACTTCACCGACGCGCTGGTCGGCCGCGCCTCCCGCCTGCGCCTCGGCGACGGCCTGGTCGAGGGCGTCGACGTCGGCCCGGTCATCAACCCGAGCCAGCTCGCGCGCATCCACGGCTACACCGAGGTCGGGCTCAGCGAGGGCGCGCAGCTGCTGCTCGGCGGCGAGGTGGCCCGCGAGGACGAGCTCGCCCGCGGCTGCTTCTACCGCCCCACGGTGTTCGCCGGCGTCGCCCCCGGGATGCGCATCGCCCAGGAGGAGATCTTCGGCCCCACCACCGCGGTGATCCCGGTGGACTCGCTCGACCAGGCCCTGGAGGTCGCCAACGGCACCGGCTACGGGCTCAGCCTCTCGCTCTACACCACCGACCTCCGGACCGGCTTCCGGGCGATCAACGAGCTCGAGGCCGGCATCGTGTACGTCAACGCACCGACCATCGGCGCCGAGATCCAGCTCCCCTTCGGGGGGATCAAGAACACCGGCAACGGCCACCGCGAGGCCGGCACGGTGGCGCTCGATCAGTTCAGCGAGTGGAAGAGCATCTACGTCGACTACAGCGGCAGGCTGCAGCGGGCGCAGATCGACACGTAG
- a CDS encoding alpha/beta fold hydrolase — translation MQERFLDTGGRRLRYLIGGTGPALVLMHGFLGSAENFETWFDELSTRRTLVVPDLPGCGASSPLPGRHTSAAIAAAVEPLIDHLELGRFELGGLCLGSPVACAMARRRPGQVGRMLLHTPLLAPELVRRRFHVQVAAMTAPGLFDGVIWLSRRRVVSDLYKRLMVEGADVDRRSAEVNFANQCRAHPRASREWLRDGLRVHDAGLVAAHPEPVLLIAAAGDRIVDSEGLRLLTRGWERCRLALVEDAGHGWNEAYVRRQLELLGAFLDGRPPAEDGGHPGTRAAGQEALPAGGPGGAPPT, via the coding sequence ATGCAGGAACGGTTCCTCGACACCGGCGGGCGCCGGCTGCGCTACCTCATCGGGGGGACGGGGCCTGCGCTGGTCCTGATGCACGGGTTCCTCGGGTCGGCCGAGAACTTCGAGACCTGGTTCGACGAGCTCTCCACCCGGCGCACCCTGGTGGTGCCCGACCTGCCCGGGTGCGGGGCGTCGTCGCCGCTGCCGGGGCGGCACACCTCGGCGGCGATCGCCGCCGCGGTCGAGCCGCTGATCGACCACCTCGAGCTGGGGCGCTTCGAGCTCGGCGGGCTCTGCCTGGGGTCGCCGGTGGCCTGCGCGATGGCGCGGCGGCGGCCGGGACAGGTGGGGCGGATGCTGCTCCACACCCCGCTGCTCGCCCCCGAGCTGGTGCGCCGCCGCTTCCACGTCCAGGTGGCGGCGATGACCGCGCCCGGGCTCTTCGACGGCGTCATCTGGCTGAGCCGGCGGCGGGTGGTCAGCGACCTCTACAAGCGGCTGATGGTCGAGGGCGCGGACGTCGACCGGCGCTCCGCCGAGGTGAACTTCGCCAACCAGTGCCGCGCCCACCCGCGGGCGTCGCGGGAGTGGCTGCGCGACGGGCTGCGGGTCCACGACGCCGGGCTGGTGGCGGCGCATCCCGAGCCGGTGCTGCTCATCGCCGCCGCCGGCGACAGGATCGTCGACAGCGAGGGGCTGCGGCTGCTGACCCGGGGCTGGGAGCGCTGCCGGCTGGCCCTGGTCGAGGACGCCGGCCACGGCTGGAACGAGGCCTACGTGCGCCGTCAGCTGGAGCTGCTCGGCGCCTTCCTCGACGGCCGTCCCCCGGCCGAGGACGGTGGCCACCCGGGGACCCGGGCCGCCGGCCAGGAGGCGCTGCCCGCGGGCGGCCCGGGGGGAGCCCCCCCGACGTGA
- a CDS encoding FAD-binding oxidoreductase has product MSSGELPATAGCVIIGGGVVGCSLAYHLARGGMRPLLLERGELGGGSTGRCAGGVRQQFSTAVNVRVSRLSRAMLERFPEEIGVSAELRQIGYLLLASTEAEAAQFARNVEVQRAAGLGEVELLDVAGALELVPELRAGDLVAATWCPTDGLAGPNEVTLGYAAAARRHGATVLEDIAVTGIDLEGDAVAAVRTTRGRVATPLVVDCAGPHAAEVARLAGSAVPVTPFRRHIFLTETFALSRPVPMTVDFHTSFYLHPEGDGLLLGMSDPDEPASFDTSVAWDFLEHLIEHATWRLPALERTAIRTGWAGLYEMSPDHQGIVGEAPGRPGLWLCCGFSGHGFMHGPAIGHLLAERLLGGSPEIDLTPYSPERFTAGDGEPEVSVI; this is encoded by the coding sequence GTGAGCTCCGGCGAGCTTCCCGCCACCGCCGGCTGCGTGATCATCGGTGGGGGGGTGGTGGGGTGCTCGCTCGCCTACCACCTCGCCCGCGGCGGGATGCGGCCGCTGCTGCTGGAGCGGGGCGAGCTCGGCGGCGGCTCCACCGGGCGCTGCGCCGGCGGGGTGCGCCAGCAGTTCTCCACCGCGGTGAACGTGCGCGTCAGCCGGCTGAGCCGGGCGATGCTGGAGCGCTTCCCCGAGGAGATCGGCGTCTCCGCCGAGCTGCGCCAGATCGGCTACCTCCTGCTCGCCAGCACCGAGGCCGAGGCCGCGCAGTTCGCCCGCAACGTCGAGGTCCAGCGCGCCGCCGGGCTGGGCGAGGTCGAGCTGCTCGACGTCGCCGGCGCCCTCGAGCTGGTGCCCGAGCTGCGCGCCGGCGACCTGGTCGCCGCCACCTGGTGCCCCACCGACGGGCTCGCCGGGCCCAACGAGGTGACCCTTGGCTACGCCGCCGCCGCCCGCCGCCACGGCGCCACGGTGCTCGAGGACATCGCGGTCACCGGGATCGACCTCGAGGGCGACGCGGTGGCGGCGGTGCGCACCACCCGCGGCCGGGTGGCCACCCCGCTGGTGGTCGACTGCGCCGGCCCCCATGCCGCGGAGGTGGCCCGCCTCGCCGGGTCGGCGGTGCCGGTGACCCCCTTCCGCCGCCACATCTTCCTCACCGAGACCTTCGCGCTCAGCCGGCCGGTGCCGATGACCGTCGACTTCCACACCTCGTTCTACCTCCATCCCGAGGGCGACGGCCTGCTGCTGGGGATGAGCGACCCCGACGAGCCCGCCTCCTTCGACACCAGCGTCGCCTGGGACTTCCTCGAGCACCTCATCGAGCACGCCACCTGGCGGCTGCCCGCGCTCGAGCGCACCGCCATCCGCACCGGCTGGGCCGGCCTCTACGAGATGTCGCCCGACCACCAGGGCATCGTCGGCGAGGCGCCGGGGCGGCCGGGGCTGTGGCTCTGCTGCGGATTCAGCGGCCACGGCTTCATGCACGGCCCGGCGATCGGCCACCTGCTCGCCGAGCGGCTGCTCGGCGGCAGCCCGGAGATCGACCTCACCCCCTACTCTCCGGAGCGCTTCACCGCCGGCGACGGCGAGCCGGAGGTTTCCGTGATTTAG